One window of Alkaliphilus metalliredigens QYMF genomic DNA carries:
- a CDS encoding nucleoside triphosphate pyrophosphohydrolase, translating to MEIIYNKLVRDKIPEIIESNNKKFQIQQVDQEEYCKLLDQKLMEEVNEYLESGNVEELADLLEVIYAIAETKEISLEELEIIRKGKLFERGGFTKRIKLIRVYEE from the coding sequence ATGGAAATTATATATAATAAGCTAGTAAGAGATAAAATCCCTGAAATCATTGAATCAAATAATAAAAAATTTCAAATACAACAAGTAGATCAGGAGGAGTATTGTAAACTGCTAGATCAAAAATTGATGGAAGAAGTAAATGAATATTTGGAATCTGGAAATGTTGAAGAGTTAGCGGATTTATTAGAGGTTATTTATGCCATTGCAGAGACAAAGGAAATTAGTCTTGAGGAGTTAGAAATTATACGTAAGGGTAAATTATTTGAAAGAGGTGGATTTACCAAAAGAATTAAATTGATTAGAGTCTATGAAGAATAA
- a CDS encoding competence/damage-inducible protein A, translating to MKAEILAIGTELLMGEIVNTNAQFLAEKLVDLGIYVYHQSVVGDNEERIMQAYELAFSRSDLLIVTGGLGPTKDDMTKEVAAKFFKRELVLHPESLEIMKTFFDARNLPLNEGNIKQAYFPIGAKILPNPNGTAPGCMVEEGGKTFILLPGPPREMIPMYENHVVPHLKPYQKNVLVSKVLHIVGIGEGHMVEKIEDIIDGQNNPTVAPYAKAKGLTLRITASGQNQSIAEGLIKPVQEAIQERLGEDVYGEGDITLEEVVAKKLIEKKQTIAIAESCTGGMLSGRLTNYPGISSVFMEAMITYSNEAKIKRLDVSPQTIENYGAVSEETAKEMAIGMARTANADIGLSVTGIAGPGGGTVDKPVGLVYIGLYLNGQMQAKKLIVSGDRQRVRKLTTTYALDFLRRQLMKV from the coding sequence ATGAAGGCAGAAATATTGGCTATAGGTACAGAATTGTTGATGGGTGAAATCGTAAATACCAATGCACAGTTTTTAGCGGAAAAACTTGTGGATTTAGGAATATATGTGTATCACCAAAGTGTGGTGGGAGATAATGAAGAGCGAATAATGCAAGCATATGAATTAGCCTTTTCTCGTTCGGATTTGTTGATTGTTACTGGGGGTCTCGGTCCAACCAAGGATGATATGACAAAGGAAGTTGCTGCAAAGTTTTTTAAAAGAGAGTTGGTTTTGCACCCGGAATCATTAGAAATAATGAAGACATTTTTTGATGCTAGAAATCTACCTCTAAATGAGGGGAATATCAAGCAAGCATACTTTCCAATTGGGGCTAAAATTCTTCCTAATCCCAATGGAACAGCTCCAGGGTGTATGGTTGAAGAGGGAGGAAAAACATTTATTTTGCTACCAGGGCCTCCTCGGGAGATGATTCCCATGTATGAAAACCATGTTGTTCCACACCTAAAACCTTATCAAAAGAACGTGCTGGTTTCTAAGGTACTTCATATTGTTGGAATTGGGGAAGGACATATGGTTGAAAAAATAGAAGATATTATTGATGGTCAAAATAACCCCACTGTGGCACCCTATGCCAAGGCAAAGGGTCTTACCCTAAGGATTACTGCCAGTGGACAAAATCAAAGTATTGCAGAAGGATTAATTAAACCAGTCCAAGAAGCCATACAGGAACGATTAGGGGAAGATGTTTACGGAGAAGGAGATATTACTTTAGAGGAAGTAGTGGCGAAGAAGTTAATAGAGAAGAAACAAACAATCGCCATTGCAGAATCCTGTACAGGAGGCATGTTATCAGGAAGATTAACCAATTATCCAGGAATCTCTTCTGTCTTTATGGAAGCAATGATTACCTATAGCAATGAAGCGAAAATTAAGCGGTTAGATGTGAGTCCACAAACCATAGAAAACTATGGGGCTGTCAGTGAAGAAACTGCTAAAGAGATGGCCATAGGAATGGCACGTACAGCCAATGCAGATATCGGTTTATCAGTCACGGGAATCGCTGGACCGGGAGGCGGTACAGTGGACAAACCAGTTGGACTAGTCTATATTGGTCTGTACTTAAACGGTCAAATGCAAGCTAAAAAACTGATCGTATCAGGAGACCGACAGCGAGTTAGAAAGCTAACAACAACCTACGCTCTAGATTTTCTAAGAAGACAATTGATGAAGGTATAG
- a CDS encoding HD-GYP domain-containing protein, which translates to MRLVPINCIKEGSYLAQTIYDKEGRVLLQEGVILNDSLLQKVKDNAIYMIYVNDEYSQNEIEDIIKPQLRIAATKSIRDTFGAFEKHKNDESMKKNPAQIKRTALQEKEAVNQLNNISKSMVDEILFNKNLLINMVDIKCLDSYTYQHSVNVAVLSLVLGIELGLNRKELYDLCIGAMLHDIGRVMTPSNILAKEGKLTDAEYAIVKEHAVKGYEYLKENYDLSVPARMIALQHHERVDGTGYPQGLKDEQIHKLSKIVGIANVYDALTSDRPYRRAFPPNEAIELIMGGAGRFFDFEMAKIFVRKVNPYPEGTLVKLSNGEYGVVQEVYPNYPLRPKVQIIKQNATHIEIIIVDLLKECNVVIEKIQYEAPDNSVQTYLKNKN; encoded by the coding sequence ATGAGATTAGTCCCGATTAATTGTATAAAAGAAGGAAGTTATCTGGCTCAAACAATTTATGATAAAGAAGGAAGAGTCCTGCTACAGGAGGGCGTTATCCTTAACGATAGCTTATTGCAAAAAGTAAAAGACAATGCTATTTATATGATTTATGTCAATGATGAGTATAGTCAAAATGAAATTGAAGATATTATTAAACCTCAATTAAGAATTGCTGCCACAAAGTCTATTAGGGATACATTTGGGGCATTTGAAAAACATAAAAATGATGAATCCATGAAAAAAAACCCTGCTCAAATCAAACGGACAGCACTACAGGAAAAAGAAGCTGTCAATCAATTAAATAATATATCGAAAAGCATGGTGGACGAAATATTATTCAATAAAAATCTACTAATCAATATGGTGGATATAAAATGTCTAGATAGCTATACCTATCAGCACTCTGTTAATGTGGCAGTACTTTCCTTGGTGCTTGGGATAGAACTAGGTTTGAATCGTAAAGAGTTATACGACCTATGTATCGGTGCAATGCTTCATGATATTGGTCGTGTGATGACACCTAGCAATATATTAGCAAAAGAAGGAAAGTTAACGGACGCAGAGTATGCCATTGTGAAGGAACATGCAGTCAAGGGGTATGAGTATTTAAAAGAAAATTATGATCTATCAGTTCCCGCTAGGATGATTGCCCTGCAACATCATGAAAGAGTGGATGGCACGGGATATCCACAGGGGTTAAAAGATGAACAAATCCATAAACTGTCCAAAATTGTAGGGATCGCTAATGTATATGATGCATTAACTTCAGACAGGCCCTATCGTAGAGCATTTCCTCCAAATGAAGCAATAGAGCTAATTATGGGTGGGGCAGGACGGTTTTTTGATTTTGAAATGGCGAAAATTTTTGTGCGGAAAGTCAATCCTTATCCCGAAGGAACATTGGTGAAATTGAGTAATGGGGAGTATGGTGTTGTGCAAGAAGTGTATCCCAATTACCCACTAAGACCTAAGGTTCAAATTATCAAGCAAAACGCCACACATATTGAAATCATAATAGTAGACTTATTGAAAGAATGTAATGTTGTGATTGAAAAAATCCAGTATGAGGCACCTGATAATTCAGTTCAAACTTATTTAAAGAATAAAAATTAA
- a CDS encoding L-threonine 3-dehydrogenase — protein sequence MKKILVTGALGQIGTELVMKMRDMYGANNVIASSRSKRKETEVTESGPFELVDVVNAQQIADAVKKHNVDTVVNLAAILSASGEANPSGTWDINMGGLYNILEVARENNCAVCTPSSIAVFGPSTPKEQTPQDTVMRPTTMYGVTKVAGELLCDYYHMKFNVDTRGMRYPGLISNKALPGGGTTDYAVHIYYEALKHKKYECFLDKGTRMDMMYMPDALNAVIQLMEADPAKLIHRNAFNVTAMSFDPEGIAAEIRKHIPEFELTYNVNQDIQKIANSWPDSLDDSQARKQWNWNPKYDLASMTEDMLTELKKKLNI from the coding sequence ATGAAAAAAATTCTAGTAACAGGTGCTTTAGGACAAATTGGAACAGAACTTGTCATGAAGATGCGAGATATGTATGGTGCCAACAATGTAATCGCCAGTAGTAGAAGTAAAAGAAAAGAAACAGAGGTAACTGAATCAGGACCCTTTGAGTTAGTTGATGTGGTCAATGCACAACAAATTGCAGATGCTGTGAAAAAGCATAATGTGGATACCGTGGTGAACTTAGCTGCGATTCTGTCAGCTTCAGGAGAAGCGAATCCCTCAGGAACCTGGGATATCAATATGGGAGGACTATATAATATACTAGAGGTTGCCAGGGAAAATAATTGTGCAGTCTGCACACCGAGTTCCATTGCTGTATTTGGACCCTCTACACCAAAGGAGCAAACTCCACAAGACACTGTGATGAGACCTACCACAATGTATGGGGTCACAAAGGTTGCAGGTGAGCTACTTTGTGACTATTATCATATGAAATTTAATGTAGATACAAGAGGGATGCGATATCCAGGATTGATATCTAATAAAGCACTACCAGGTGGGGGAACAACTGATTATGCAGTACATATTTATTATGAAGCACTAAAGCACAAAAAATATGAATGTTTCCTAGATAAGGGTACACGTATGGATATGATGTATATGCCAGATGCCCTCAATGCAGTAATTCAATTAATGGAAGCGGATCCAGCAAAGTTAATTCATCGAAATGCTTTTAATGTCACTGCTATGAGTTTCGATCCCGAAGGAATTGCAGCGGAAATTAGAAAACATATTCCAGAGTTTGAATTAACTTATAATGTTAATCAAGATATTCAAAAGATAGCCAATTCTTGGCCAGATTCTTTAGATGACAGTCAGGCAAGAAAACAGTGGAATTGGAATCCAAAATATGACTTAGCTTCTATGACAGAAGACATGTTGACTGAATTAAAAAAGAAGCTAAATATTTAG
- the typA gene encoding translational GTPase TypA — translation MKRSDIRNIAIIAHVDHGKTTLVDQMLRQSGTFRSNEVVEERVMDSNDLERERGITILSKNTAIAYENVKINIIDTPGHADFGGEVERIMKMVDGVLLVVDASEGPMPQTRFVLQKALKQGVKPLVVINKIDRPEARPDEVVDEVLDLFIELGADEHQINFPVLYASAKDGIAKKYVEDESTNMKPLFDGILEHIPCPEGDENDSLQLLISNIDYNKYIGRVGIGKIQRGSIKKGQMAVLVDADSKEINVKITNLYHYQGLNRVETDQAHIGEIVAISGIEKINIGDTVCGTEKVEALETIKVDAPTISMNFMVNDSPLSGREGDFVTSRHLKERLEREMLSNVAMKLEEISADSHKILGRGELHISILIETMRREGYEFAVSRPEVITKRTEEGLFEPIERLYVEVPEESMSSVIEKLGQRKAEMVNMVPTGTGVMKLEFRIPARGLIGYRSEFLTDTKGYGLFHHLFDGYDKHKGEIRSRTRGSLIASESGTAVAYGLHSSQERGKLFIGAGTDVYEGMVVGESARFEDVVVNVCKKKQQTNVRSSGTDDATKLTPATILSLEQSLEFINDDELVEMTPKSIRLRKKILNKTIRERSERKK, via the coding sequence ATGAAAAGATCAGACATTAGAAATATAGCAATTATTGCCCATGTAGATCATGGTAAAACAACATTAGTAGATCAAATGCTAAGACAAAGTGGTACATTTCGTAGCAATGAAGTAGTAGAAGAAAGAGTGATGGACTCTAATGACCTAGAGCGTGAGAGAGGGATTACGATTCTATCAAAAAACACTGCCATTGCTTACGAAAATGTGAAAATCAATATTATTGATACACCGGGCCATGCAGACTTTGGTGGAGAAGTTGAGCGGATTATGAAGATGGTAGACGGTGTATTATTAGTGGTAGATGCCTCTGAAGGACCAATGCCACAAACAAGATTTGTTTTACAAAAAGCATTAAAGCAAGGTGTCAAGCCCTTGGTTGTCATTAACAAAATTGACCGTCCAGAAGCCCGACCGGATGAAGTGGTGGATGAGGTCTTAGACTTATTTATTGAATTAGGTGCAGATGAGCATCAAATTAACTTTCCAGTGCTTTACGCTTCAGCGAAGGATGGAATCGCAAAAAAATATGTTGAAGATGAAAGCACAAATATGAAACCATTATTTGATGGCATTTTAGAACATATTCCATGTCCTGAAGGAGATGAAAATGATAGCCTTCAGTTACTGATATCTAATATAGATTATAACAAATATATTGGAAGAGTTGGAATTGGAAAAATTCAAAGAGGATCAATCAAAAAGGGTCAAATGGCTGTATTGGTCGACGCAGACAGCAAGGAAATCAATGTTAAGATAACGAATCTATATCACTATCAAGGATTAAATCGAGTTGAAACTGATCAGGCACACATTGGAGAAATCGTGGCCATATCAGGAATTGAAAAGATCAACATCGGAGACACTGTGTGTGGAACTGAAAAGGTAGAGGCTTTAGAAACAATTAAAGTAGATGCACCTACCATTTCCATGAACTTTATGGTCAATGACAGCCCGCTGTCAGGGCGTGAAGGTGATTTCGTCACCAGTAGACACCTAAAGGAACGACTAGAAAGAGAGATGCTGTCTAACGTAGCCATGAAGCTAGAGGAGATTTCTGCTGATTCCCACAAGATTTTAGGAAGAGGAGAGCTACACATCTCGATTCTGATTGAAACCATGAGAAGAGAAGGATATGAATTTGCTGTTTCTCGTCCAGAGGTGATTACGAAAAGAACTGAAGAGGGTCTATTTGAACCAATAGAACGTCTTTATGTAGAGGTACCGGAAGAAAGCATGAGTTCAGTAATTGAAAAGCTTGGACAAAGAAAAGCAGAAATGGTCAATATGGTACCCACAGGTACAGGTGTCATGAAGCTAGAATTCCGTATACCAGCTAGAGGTTTGATTGGTTATCGCTCTGAATTCTTGACAGATACAAAAGGTTATGGTTTATTCCATCACTTGTTTGATGGATATGACAAGCATAAAGGGGAAATTCGTAGTAGAACAAGAGGATCCCTAATTGCTTCTGAATCAGGAACCGCAGTAGCATACGGTCTTCATAGTTCTCAAGAGCGGGGAAAACTGTTTATTGGAGCTGGAACAGATGTCTATGAAGGAATGGTTGTGGGTGAAAGCGCAAGATTCGAAGACGTTGTCGTCAATGTTTGTAAGAAAAAGCAACAAACCAATGTAAGATCATCAGGAACTGATGATGCAACGAAGCTTACACCTGCTACAATACTTTCTTTAGAACAGTCCTTGGAATTCATCAATGATGATGAATTAGTCGAAATGACACCAAAGAGTATTCGATTAAGAAAGAAAATCTTAAATAAGACAATAAGAGAAAGATCTGAGAGAAAAAAATAA
- a CDS encoding polysaccharide deacetylase family protein — MKKIGGIVMLGIMIFMMSMFLPSLVTLGQGFLPNVPVNDGMEDVAVDGENQNEVIDSEGLDLEDTGSDVESENEEQMDSTVEEIELETSQKSDEVKTVYPNNGHKKVFLTFDDGPTPLTPRVLDILKEENVPATFFIIGRLLEKYPQYTIRAYEEGHGILPHSYSHDYSIYSTFETFYDDFYKAEQKVKETLGYEPPPIFRFPGGSSNHSSFDYGGKQFMPKLTEDIKEKGYYYVDWNASSGDAGPDYDNPDQMLKNVLEGAAGKDFVVVLFHDVTRNEKMLEMLPKLIETLKKDGYTFRSFRDITEEELDKMVQLKLANKPIIR; from the coding sequence ATGAAAAAAATAGGTGGAATTGTAATGCTCGGTATCATGATTTTTATGATGTCTATGTTTTTACCATCTCTTGTGACCTTAGGACAAGGATTTCTTCCAAATGTTCCTGTTAATGATGGGATGGAAGACGTGGCAGTTGATGGAGAAAATCAAAACGAAGTTATTGACAGTGAGGGTTTGGATTTAGAAGACACAGGATCTGATGTTGAATCAGAAAATGAGGAACAAATGGATTCAACAGTAGAGGAGATTGAGTTGGAAACCTCTCAAAAAAGCGATGAAGTCAAGACGGTCTATCCTAATAATGGCCATAAAAAGGTTTTTCTAACATTTGATGATGGGCCGACTCCTTTGACCCCTAGGGTGCTAGACATACTGAAAGAAGAGAATGTTCCTGCTACATTTTTTATCATTGGCCGATTATTAGAGAAGTATCCACAATATACCATAAGAGCCTATGAAGAAGGACATGGTATACTGCCACACTCCTATTCACATGATTATTCAATTTATAGTACTTTTGAGACATTCTATGACGATTTTTACAAGGCGGAACAAAAGGTAAAAGAAACATTAGGGTATGAGCCACCACCAATTTTTAGATTCCCAGGAGGTTCCTCTAACCATAGTTCCTTTGACTATGGTGGCAAGCAATTTATGCCTAAACTAACAGAAGACATTAAAGAAAAAGGATATTACTATGTAGATTGGAATGCTTCATCGGGAGATGCAGGACCTGACTATGATAATCCTGATCAGATGCTGAAAAACGTACTGGAGGGTGCAGCTGGAAAGGACTTCGTTGTGGTATTATTTCACGATGTGACACGTAATGAAAAAATGCTTGAAATGCTGCCAAAATTAATTGAAACTTTAAAGAAGGATGGCTATACATTTAGGAGCTTCAGAGATATCACAGAGGAAGAACTAGACAAAATGGTTCAATTGAAGCTAGCGAATAAACCAATTATACGATAA
- the rpsD gene encoding 30S ribosomal protein S4, whose product MAKMMEPRFKLSRRLGVNVYGHPKAMNRAGNGSYRGSKKLSNYGIQLLEKQKLRAYYGVMEKQFKLYVDKAMQSTGVTGEVLIQSLECRLDNMVYRMGFASSIREARQMVNHGHLLVNGQKVDIPSYGLKLGDEVSLREKSQQVEKYISNFTHFEGQTLSYIDKNIEMLTTKLVAIPSREEIPIEVNDHLVVEYYSRR is encoded by the coding sequence TTGGCAAAAATGATGGAACCACGCTTTAAATTAAGTCGTCGGTTAGGTGTAAATGTATATGGACATCCAAAGGCAATGAATCGAGCTGGAAATGGATCCTATAGAGGCAGTAAAAAACTGTCTAATTACGGAATTCAGCTTTTGGAAAAACAAAAGCTAAGAGCTTATTACGGTGTCATGGAAAAACAATTCAAATTATATGTTGATAAGGCAATGCAGTCTACAGGTGTTACTGGAGAAGTTCTGATACAGTCACTAGAATGCAGACTAGACAATATGGTATACCGAATGGGATTTGCAAGCTCTATTCGAGAAGCGAGACAGATGGTGAATCATGGACATCTATTGGTTAATGGACAAAAGGTGGATATCCCTTCCTATGGATTAAAGTTAGGTGATGAAGTTTCATTAAGAGAAAAATCACAACAAGTTGAAAAATATATCAGTAACTTTACTCATTTCGAGGGTCAGACCTTAAGCTATATAGATAAAAACATTGAAATGCTAACCACAAAGCTAGTGGCAATTCCTAGCAGAGAAGAAATACCCATTGAAGTTAATGACCATTTGGTTGTTGAATATTATTCACGAAGATAA
- a CDS encoding alanine racemase, whose translation MNIKDLDTPCLVVDLDQLEKNIEEMGVLAKDHGVALWPMVKTHKSEYIVKKQLENGAEGVLAAKLGEAEKMVEAGAKKVMMAYPIIGEGKLKRLVALTEKAEVFCSIDSLEVAEILNEKAITEGIVFQCIILIDSGLKRLGIAPHEVKKFYNSLARLQGIKIVGVGTHGGHVYGAMNTESVMKAGEEEKQSVLKASEILEGLGVTCHIIALGSTPTVMVMESYKGIKQIRPGNYVFYDAIQVALGVVPLENCALRLLTTVLSVPEAGRAIIDGGSKMLGLDAGAHGNTNIRGYGIVKEKPWIVVQGLSEELGKLSYHPDEVNLKVGERLEIIPNHACSVANLVEKIYGVRNNEVVEEIIVTARGLSQ comes from the coding sequence ATGAATATAAAGGACTTAGATACACCCTGTCTGGTTGTAGATTTGGATCAACTGGAAAAAAATATTGAAGAGATGGGTGTCTTAGCTAAAGATCATGGGGTGGCCCTATGGCCTATGGTTAAAACCCATAAGAGTGAGTATATTGTGAAGAAACAGTTGGAAAACGGAGCAGAGGGGGTGTTGGCTGCAAAGCTAGGAGAAGCAGAAAAGATGGTGGAGGCAGGGGCCAAAAAAGTCATGATGGCCTACCCGATTATTGGTGAAGGCAAACTTAAGAGATTAGTTGCCCTCACTGAAAAAGCCGAAGTGTTTTGCAGTATAGATTCTCTTGAAGTAGCGGAAATTCTAAATGAGAAGGCAATCACTGAAGGCATTGTATTTCAATGTATCATTTTGATTGACAGTGGGCTGAAGCGTCTAGGAATCGCCCCCCATGAGGTGAAAAAGTTTTATAATAGCCTTGCAAGACTACAGGGCATTAAAATTGTTGGGGTGGGAACCCATGGGGGACATGTTTATGGCGCCATGAATACAGAATCTGTGATGAAAGCTGGGGAGGAAGAAAAACAGTCGGTTCTTAAAGCCAGTGAAATACTTGAAGGGCTAGGTGTGACCTGCCATATCATTGCATTAGGGAGCACACCTACAGTTATGGTAATGGAGTCTTATAAAGGAATTAAGCAGATTCGTCCTGGGAATTATGTTTTTTATGATGCCATTCAAGTGGCATTGGGGGTTGTCCCCCTTGAAAATTGTGCATTGCGGTTATTGACCACAGTACTGAGTGTTCCAGAAGCAGGAAGAGCCATCATTGATGGAGGCAGTAAGATGCTAGGCTTAGATGCAGGAGCACATGGCAATACAAATATTAGAGGCTATGGCATTGTCAAAGAAAAGCCATGGATTGTGGTGCAAGGTTTATCTGAGGAACTAGGAAAGCTAAGCTATCATCCTGATGAGGTCAATCTCAAAGTAGGAGAACGATTAGAAATCATACCTAATCATGCTTGCAGCGTTGCCAATCTAGTGGAGAAAATCTATGGTGTACGAAATAATGAAGTTGTAGAAGAAATTATTGTTACCGCCAGGGGACTTTCCCAATAA
- a CDS encoding peptidylprolyl isomerase codes for MENKNVLAVVGEKNITKQDVEALMKTLDPQMAMQLQSEDGQKRLVNELVNQELFYLLAKEENLEKEDAYQADLEKMKENLLKQYAINKLLRDITITDSEITNYYTENKAQFEQPAQVQASHILVDSEEKAQGVLAELKEGLSFEEAATKHSSCPSNAKGGDLGLFAQGQMVPEFEEAAFNMEVDTVSEPVKTQFGYHIIKVVDQKPAQEKSLAEVKDQLNQQLLSQKQQKAYFDKIEALKGQFTVTLNV; via the coding sequence ATGGAGAATAAGAATGTTTTAGCAGTTGTTGGAGAAAAAAATATTACGAAACAAGATGTGGAAGCGCTAATGAAAACATTAGATCCTCAAATGGCCATGCAGTTGCAATCTGAGGACGGACAAAAAAGATTAGTCAATGAACTAGTCAACCAAGAGCTTTTTTACTTATTAGCTAAAGAAGAGAACTTAGAAAAAGAAGATGCATACCAAGCTGACCTTGAAAAAATGAAGGAAAACTTACTAAAGCAGTATGCTATCAACAAGTTATTACGTGACATTACAATCACTGACAGTGAAATTACTAACTACTACACTGAAAACAAGGCACAATTCGAGCAGCCTGCACAAGTACAAGCAAGCCATATTTTAGTAGACAGTGAAGAAAAAGCCCAAGGGGTTTTAGCTGAATTAAAAGAAGGTTTATCCTTCGAAGAAGCAGCTACAAAGCATTCTAGTTGTCCTTCTAATGCTAAAGGTGGAGACTTAGGTCTATTTGCACAAGGTCAAATGGTACCAGAGTTTGAAGAAGCTGCATTTAATATGGAAGTTGATACCGTGAGTGAGCCTGTTAAAACTCAATTTGGTTACCATATCATTAAAGTTGTTGATCAAAAACCAGCACAAGAGAAATCTCTTGCTGAGGTAAAGGATCAATTAAACCAACAATTATTATCTCAAAAGCAACAAAAAGCATACTTTGATAAAATTGAAGCGTTAAAGGGTCAATTCACAGTAACCCTTAACGTTTAG